TCAATCTGGATAAGTTGGTAGATACCTTATTTCTCAAAATAGTACAATCATCTTACCTGTTTCATGCGGGGCTCTTTCTTCTTGTTTTTATGCTAAGCTTCAATCACGCACCATGGATGGAGTCGTGGAGGCCTTATATACTTTTACCATTTCTGTTTTTTTATTCTGTACGCTTTCTGGCTTTGTATGTTGTGGTCAAGCCAGCGGGGACACTTATTAATCTGTATTTATTTTCGTACCTTTGCGTCATCGAAGTGATCCCCCTCATTATTGGCATCAAATTTGCCCTGTAAAGGAACGAGAGGAATGGGACTTAAAATTAATTGAGGATTTTACATGAGTGAGACTATCAAATTTGATCAGGAAAGGCTGAGAAAGGTTACCAGCCTTCTTGTAAGCCAGTCCAGACCAGCAGACGAAAACTCCCCGTATTTTGAATTAGCGAAGAAGTATAATATCAAAGTGGATTTTCGTCCTTTCATTCAGATCGATGGAATTTCTTACAAGGATTTTCGTAAGCAAAAAGTTAATATCCTCGATCATACTGCTGTTATTTTCACAAGCAGGAACGCCATTGACCACTTTTTCAGGATCTGTAACGAGGGTAGAATAGAGGTACCGGCTACCATGAAGTATTTTTGTATTTCAGAGCAAACCGCCAATTATCTCCAGAAGTACATCGTGATCCGTAAACGCAAAATTTTTACGGGTACCAAAACAGCTGCGGAACTAATAGAACTGATGCGTAAGCATAAAAAGGAGAAGTTTTTGTATCCTTGTTCGGATGTCCGCAAAAATGATATTCCTGAGTTTGCGGACACGGAGGAATTCCATTTTACCGAGGCAACGATGTATCAGACTGTCCCATCCGATTTGTCCGATCTTGAGGATGTTTATTATGATATCATTGCCTTTTTCAGCCCGTCCGGTATTAAATCCTTATTCGAAAATTTCCCAGATTTCAAGCAGAACGTTACAAGGATTGCAGCTTTTGGACCTACCACTGCCAAAGCGGTTGAAGACGCAGGCCTGATACTTGATATTCAGGCACCTTTACCCAATGCTCCGTCAATGACCGGCGCGCTTGAACTATACATCAAAAAGGCCAACAACGGTTAAAAGAATCAGTCGAAAAAGGGCCGGGAAAATTTCCCGGCCCTTTTTTTATTATATATCAATTTTTTTGAGCAATATGCGTTATTGAATAAAATATCGGGGAATACCGGATGTTTAAACCATTTCAGAAGCATGACCCTTACTTTTACGATTCAAAATATAAAATGGAGCGGGCTGAGTGCTGTCTTTTTACTGTTGTCCACAGTCGCTTTTGCTCAAAAGGATGCACAGTTCAGCCTATTTTCGTTAAACCAGCTTTATTTAAATCCTGCCGCCGCAGGTGCTGACGGGCTTACCAGGTTTCAGCTCACGCACCGGACCCAGTATGCAGGATACCAGTCAACCAATCCGGACGATGCAGGCGGAGCCCTGTCAACACAGATGGCCTCTTTCAGTATGCCTCTGAAAAACTTCGGGATTGGTTTTTATGCACTCAATGACAAAAGCGGGCCCCGTAACGATCAGGACTTTAAGCTCTCTGCTGCCTACCATATACCTCTGGGAGGAGGAAAATTGCAGATCGGAGCCAGCGCAGGCCTCTTCAGGCAGTCTATTGACTATGGAAAACTAAGGGCCAGAGACCCTGATGATCCCTTGATACAGACCGGGGTGGTTGCGGAGATGAATCCCGATTTCGCAGCAGGTGTCCGTTACGAAGCCGATGCATTTTATGTGGGAGTTTCGATGAATCACCTCTTGCAGCCCAAGTATCAGCTGGGTGCCGAAACTGCTACCAACCCGTTACCACGAACAGCTTACTTCAACGCTGGTTTTAATATTGAGCTGGGTTATCTTCTGGATATACAGCCTATTGTTTTGGTAAAATCCGATATTTCAACCATTTCCGCGGAAGGAGGAGCAACCGTCACCTATAACAAGCGTTTTTGGCTTGGAGGTACCTACCGGCAGCAGGATACCTATTTTATCCTCATGGGAGGGATTTCCTTTTTACCGGATCAGTCACTCCGGCTCTCAGGAGCGTATGACATGGTGTTGGGAGGAAACAAGACAAAAGCGCCGTCTTCATTTGAGGTAATGCTCTCATATGCACTGTCTTCTCCGAAATTCGGGAAGAAAACAATTATAAGAACCCCCCGTTTCCGGTTCTGAACTCAACGCTAAATCAGGGTTGGATATTTACTGTTTTGCATTAAAATAATCTAATCTGTTAAAATTGCTGTACAGTGTTTGATCAATTTGTGCTTTACAAAGATGGTCAACCTGTTCTGTTTGCGAAAGTTTACTTTATATTTGTAAAATTATACTGCTTTATACAATTAACTAAAAAAGTTACGTTATGACGGCAGATTTTTGGAAAAGGAGTTATTAACAGGTTTGCATAACTGAATAAATCTTAATTTCTTTATCCACACTGTTACTTTTGTTTTTTTTTCGGTATACTATATAATCAACGGTTGACGTTTTTAGGCTGACATTTATTACTCAAATATCAAAATCACTATGAATGTGAAAGTATTCTATCGGGATGGAGTCAAAAGCCTGCTTTTGTTATCCGCACTTATGCTTATGCAGAGCTGCGGTTTTATCAAAAGCAAGTTTGGAAAGGGCGGGAAGGAAGAAAGTGGTATCAGCAATGGAGAGATCACGGCAACTGAAAGAAAGGGTTTTAAACAAACTACACCTGCAGGGATGGTTGTCATTCCATCCGGGTCCTTTATCATGGGGCAGGCCGACGAGGATATAGCGTCCTCCATGAATAATATGAACAGAAGGGTAACCATCAGTTCATTTTTTATGGATGATACCGAAATAACAAACCATGAGTATCGCCAATTTGTGAATGCCTTGCTGGTCGATTCCGTTTCGGTTTTGGGAGAAGAGGAAATAATGTCAAAATATTACCCTGATACCACTGCATGGAAAAAGGATTTCGCTTTCACCAACGGAGATCCGATGGTTGAATATTATTTCCAACATCCAGGTTTTGATACTTACCCTGTAGTTGGAGTGAGTTGGCTGGCAGCCCAGTACTTCTCTAAATGGCGGACTAATATTTTACACGATTTCCAGAATAAAGAGGGGCAGTTCAATTCCACTGGTTGGCGTTTACCAACTGAGGCCGAATGGGAATGGGCAGCCAGAGGAGGCCGTGCCGTGGCGAAGTATCCATGGGGGAATCCATATACTATGAATGCTAAGGGGTGTTTCTTAGCTAATTTTAAACCTCAACGGGGTAATTTTGATTCTGACGGTTATCCCTATACAGCTCCTGCAAATGCTTATAACCCAAATGATTTTGGTTTGTACAACATGGCAGGAAACGTAGCAGAATGGACGCTGGATGCTTATGCAGATAACGCCTCTGCCATTGTGTGGGATATGAACCCCAAATATGATAATCCAGACGAACCCCGCAAAGTTGTAAAAGGTGGTTCATGGAAAGACATCGCCTACTATCTTCAGACTGGTACCCGCTCTTTTGAATATGAAACAGAGCGAAGGGCTTTTATCGGGT
This portion of the Dyadobacter sp. CECT 9275 genome encodes:
- the porK gene encoding T9SS ring complex lipoprotein PorK/GldK, coding for MNVKVFYRDGVKSLLLLSALMLMQSCGFIKSKFGKGGKEESGISNGEITATERKGFKQTTPAGMVVIPSGSFIMGQADEDIASSMNNMNRRVTISSFFMDDTEITNHEYRQFVNALLVDSVSVLGEEEIMSKYYPDTTAWKKDFAFTNGDPMVEYYFQHPGFDTYPVVGVSWLAAQYFSKWRTNILHDFQNKEGQFNSTGWRLPTEAEWEWAARGGRAVAKYPWGNPYTMNAKGCFLANFKPQRGNFDSDGYPYTAPANAYNPNDFGLYNMAGNVAEWTLDAYADNASAIVWDMNPKYDNPDEPRKVVKGGSWKDIAYYLQTGTRSFEYETERRAFIGFRCVMDNVNDRGGARARRR
- a CDS encoding PorP/SprF family type IX secretion system membrane protein — protein: MTLTFTIQNIKWSGLSAVFLLLSTVAFAQKDAQFSLFSLNQLYLNPAAAGADGLTRFQLTHRTQYAGYQSTNPDDAGGALSTQMASFSMPLKNFGIGFYALNDKSGPRNDQDFKLSAAYHIPLGGGKLQIGASAGLFRQSIDYGKLRARDPDDPLIQTGVVAEMNPDFAAGVRYEADAFYVGVSMNHLLQPKYQLGAETATNPLPRTAYFNAGFNIELGYLLDIQPIVLVKSDISTISAEGGATVTYNKRFWLGGTYRQQDTYFILMGGISFLPDQSLRLSGAYDMVLGGNKTKAPSSFEVMLSYALSSPKFGKKTIIRTPRFRF
- a CDS encoding uroporphyrinogen-III synthase translates to MSETIKFDQERLRKVTSLLVSQSRPADENSPYFELAKKYNIKVDFRPFIQIDGISYKDFRKQKVNILDHTAVIFTSRNAIDHFFRICNEGRIEVPATMKYFCISEQTANYLQKYIVIRKRKIFTGTKTAAELIELMRKHKKEKFLYPCSDVRKNDIPEFADTEEFHFTEATMYQTVPSDLSDLEDVYYDIIAFFSPSGIKSLFENFPDFKQNVTRIAAFGPTTAKAVEDAGLILDIQAPLPNAPSMTGALELYIKKANNG